The region ttatcaaTATCCTACAGATTTAATGCTAAATGTCCAATTTTAATAGTTTAGGATATGACTATGCTTTTCTCTTTTGATTAGGTATATCAGTAATGGAACATACACATGATcatttggaataaataatttgtCATATTGGAACACATTGTTTTGCAACTACATTACTAAGGTACAAGAATCTCCAGATGTATTTTGTCCGAGGTTAATTATATTCTAGAGAATCATCTAGTTTTATTTTACATGTCATTGTGGATTCAAGCCCGAGAATACCTTTGACCACATGAATTAACCACTCTATTGCTTGATCAATTATTACTACATGATTTAAGCTATTAACTGAAGTTGACTTTTAGATTTTTCTGtctttttgccatttttttcCATATGTTTATTGAGATTCGTGTCTAATTTCAACTATTTGTATTCGTTCTTTGAGGAGTTTCTTAGGTATACCGTTTCACTAGTACTATGAGCTTACTCTTAgtgcataattaaaaaaatgattttttttatattaaacataatgtccttataatttttttaaaattataatttttaattttgactAAATATGGACTATTTATCCTCAtccaaaatacaaatttatcCAACATAATAAAACAAGGAGATATCTTAAATAAGatatcaaattaaatcaaactAAGTTATATTTCGacatatttatacaaaaaagcTATGTACAATTAAGGTATATCATTTCGttgttatttatatttgtaGACATTATGATATACCTATAACTACATGGAAATATACATTTACATCATTCGTGAGTATCAAGCTCGTTTAATGCACGTTCTGCGTTGTTTGTCCGTTTTAttcatttagtttgattctaatacataaaaaaatatcattaatatttttaattttacaatttttataaaaatcaaagttttGATTTGTGTTTTCTCTATAACTtcaaataaaagtataaaatcGTACCAAGGCTATAAAGTCAAACATATTCTTTGGGAGGATGGATTCTTACCTGGCGAAATAGTTAGCAAGCACTAAACATACTTTAACACTAAGATAGATATTATTACCTGTCAGCTCCCATTTGCAGCCAAAAGTGCCACAATTTATGGCTCTTAAGTTTAGCAAAATGTCgcatcaatatatatatatatagagtcgtgatcagatgataacccctaaatatcgtaataaccctataaccaaatctggaccacacatatttctaatcatgcggttgagattcaaacttagatttacttcataaaaaaaagtgcgggggtaaaactgtcatttccctcatttaatttctgaatttcgccatatatcacgtaaaatgataaaatgataggtatattgcatagaatgatagttttgccggatagaatgatactctgacttgataaaatgatacttttaactgactgataaaatgataggtttattgcatagaatgatagttttgccagatagaatgatactctgagttgataaaatgatacttttgactgactactaaaatgataaaatgataggtttattgcatagaatgatagttttgccggatagaatgatactctgagttgataaaatgatacttttgaccgactgataaaatgataggtttattgcatagaatgatagttttgccggatagaatgatactctgagttgataaaatgatacttttgaccgactgataaaatgataggtttattgcttataatgatagttttgccggatagaatgatactctgagttgataaaatgatacttttagcttataaatgttaggtttactgcataaaatgatagttttgccggatagaatgatactttcagccgatagaatgatagttttgccgggtagaatcatactttcagccgatagaatgataggtatttttggtgtatacaatgacatttttgtttaataaaatgatacttttacctgataaaatgataatctaagcggataaaattacagaaaccttataaaaatgatagtttttcggatataatgatactctgagttgataaaatgttacttttagcttataaatgttaggtttattgcataaaatgatagttttgccggatagaatgatactttcagccgatagaatgatagttttgccgggtagaatgatactttcagccgatagaatgataggtatttttggtgtataaaatgacatttttgtttaataaaatgatacttttacctgatgaaatgataatctaagcggataaaatgataataaccgtataaaaatgatagtttagctgaagaaattgcatataagctgataaaatgatactttaacgtgacaaaatgacataaaacagataaaatgatagttttgccggatagaatgatactttcagccgatagaatgatagttttgtcgggtagaatgatactttcagccgatagaatgataggtatttttggtgtataaaataacatttttgtttaataaaatgatatttttacctgataaaatgataatctaagcggataaaatgacagtaaccttataaaaatgatagtttagctgaagaaattgcatataagaagataaaatgatactttaacgtgataaaatgacataaaactgataaaataatagttttgacggatagaatgatactcttagttgataaaatgatacttttgactgactgataaaatgataaaatgatatatgttaggtttattgcatagaatgatagttttcccggatagaatgatactctgagttgataaaatgatacttttgactgactgataaaatgataaaatgagcgaaattcagaaattaaatgagcgaaatttggatacgtaaattttatcatgagcgaaatgacatatttacccccgcgcttttttttatgaagtaaatctaagtttgaatatcaaccgcgtgattttaaaaatgtgtggtccagatttggttatagggttaatacggaaattggggttataaTGGATGAATTTTGTAGTTTAATATTTTATGTCGCTGGCCAAGTATCGTCACACGCCATAAGTTACCATCAAGGAAGGACACATGAAATATGACATAGAATATCTACAAtctacacacatatatatatacaaacacacaacacacactatatCTATAGTTTGACCAAGAGATTAAAGACACTAAACACagtttctttaaaaaaaaatattctcccTCAAGATGTCTGCctcaaacaacaacaacaacaacgacGACAACGCATTCGAGTCTTCAAAGGCCGTGTTCTCGATAAGCATGGCGGAGAGCAGCTCGTCGACGAGCGAGCAGGAGAGGCTGCTGCCGATCGCGAACGTGGGGAGGATCATGAAGCAGATCCTGCCGCCCAATGCCAAGATCTCCAAGGAGGCCAAGGAGACGATGCAGGAATGCGTCTCTGAGTTTATCGGATTCGTCACCGGCGAGGCATCCGAGAAGTGCCGCAAGGAGCGCCGCAAGACGGTCAACGGGGACGACGTCTGCTGGGCAATGACGGCCCTGGGCTTCGACGACTACGCGCCGCCTCTCAAGAGGTATTTGGAGAGGTATAGAGAGATTGAAGTGAATAGGGCTAATCAGAATCGGGCTGCTAATActggagaaaatgaaatgaatgaCGATAATAATTTGTTATTTGATAAACCACAGAGGGATTCTGCTGGTTGAAAGGAAattatattgttttttttttggagcTCAATTTTATGGTTTTTTGAGTAATTAGGGTTCTTGATCAGCTGTGAGTTTTGTTGCCTTGGGTTTTGAATGTAGTTCTTGAACATATAtgcaaaaaaagagagaatttattttttattttttgggggtttttttttgtgaaaaagtAGTGATGTATGTGTACAATCTGAGCTTATTGGCAAAGACCGCTTCTAAAGAAGAAGTATTGAAATTTAAGATTATACTTAATCTGATAGTTTGGTGTAGAGTTGGCCAATAATGATTCATCATTCAGGAGTAGTTGATTTGGGGTGGtaagcacaaatgagaaattccTTAATCTGGTTTCCTCCAACTATGGGTTCATGTAATAATTAAAGGATTTCTATATAGTATATGATTAGAAATTAGACGAGTTTTTCTTTATATAATCCAATTTGCAGGAACACTACTCTTTGTTTGGTTATTCTATGCAATAGTTCACTGAAGCTTATCACTCGCTATCTTCTAATGTAAAATTAACACATTCCAGATATACCTGATCTTGATTTGACGACAAAGCTCATTCATCCATTATATGAATCTTGTAGTGAAATGATCATAAACTTGAGGAGGGTTGTTACTTTTGTTGTCAATAGACGTTTAACCAAGTTCAATTTTGACTACATGTAAAGTAAATTGGAAGTGAGATTGTAGGGAAGTAAATTGGAAGTG is a window of Salvia splendens isolate huo1 chromosome 3, SspV2, whole genome shotgun sequence DNA encoding:
- the LOC121796986 gene encoding nuclear transcription factor Y subunit B-5-like, with amino-acid sequence MSASNNNNNNDDNAFESSKAVFSISMAESSSSTSEQERLLPIANVGRIMKQILPPNAKISKEAKETMQECVSEFIGFVTGEASEKCRKERRKTVNGDDVCWAMTALGFDDYAPPLKRYLERYREIEVNRANQNRAANTGENEMNDDNNLLFDKPQRDSAG